A section of the Methanoregula formicica SMSP genome encodes:
- a CDS encoding stage II sporulation protein M codes for MSNSPLANALVITLLLFFSTMCVGWIGSAQNPAIGEQLMDLFAKEVAGEITKDNPVEMCAKLFGNNLGACILLFLGGASFGILTIFIMSLNGIVIGAIMEIVHETHSPLFVAAALIPHGIFEIPAFIIAGALGILLAQGLIAEWYGEGDTGKEVARYGRLFVLFVLPLVAAAACVEAFITPVIIQLVA; via the coding sequence ATGTCTAATTCCCCGCTCGCCAATGCCCTGGTAATCACACTCCTCCTCTTTTTTTCCACCATGTGTGTCGGGTGGATCGGATCTGCCCAGAACCCGGCCATAGGAGAACAGCTGATGGATCTCTTTGCCAAGGAGGTCGCAGGAGAGATCACCAAGGATAACCCGGTGGAAATGTGCGCCAAGCTGTTCGGCAACAACCTCGGTGCCTGCATCCTCCTCTTCCTTGGCGGGGCGTCCTTTGGGATCCTCACTATCTTCATCATGAGCTTAAATGGCATCGTCATCGGGGCGATCATGGAGATTGTCCATGAGACCCACTCGCCGCTGTTTGTCGCTGCCGCCCTCATCCCGCACGGCATCTTCGAGATCCCAGCGTTCATCATTGCGGGCGCACTCGGGATACTCCTTGCACAGGGCCTCATCGCCGAATGGTACGGCGAGGGGGACACAGGGAAGGAGGTAGCCCGGTACGGACGGCTCTTTGTGCTCTTCGTCCTCCCGCTTGTTGCCGCAGCCGCATGTGTCGAGGCTTTTATTACGCCGGTTATCATACAATTAGTAGCTTAA
- a CDS encoding DUF63 family protein — protein MISDFIYKYYIDPIRLGQPYNVVDTLTYALILVVGVYLLYRWLSTSTWLSDIGFTIDATFILSTIPYVILGGVMRVIEDTGMITGDFKYLLITPLIYFVLFFFTIGMLFLSRYLTLQGLTKHYLTFYFWAGVFSVVVASLILIAWSTTHHGIDFYVLGVIPLMAVVATALVWAFMRYACRWEYVNDPLYITLLFGQLLDASATSFGIDLHPSLQYIEQHVVGSHLIDLTGTAFVMYPLKLIVLFPAIYIMQLYRKEANTAFWHLVLLAMIVVGFAPGVRDMVRMVLYV, from the coding sequence ATGATTAGTGATTTCATCTACAAATACTACATCGATCCCATCAGGCTCGGCCAGCCCTATAATGTTGTCGATACGCTGACCTACGCCCTTATCCTTGTTGTCGGTGTTTACCTGTTGTACCGCTGGTTATCCACTTCCACGTGGCTCTCGGATATCGGGTTTACCATCGACGCCACATTCATTCTCTCGACCATCCCCTATGTCATTCTCGGGGGAGTGATGCGGGTCATCGAAGATACCGGCATGATCACCGGTGACTTCAAGTATCTCCTGATAACCCCGCTCATCTATTTCGTCCTCTTCTTCTTTACCATCGGCATGCTCTTCCTCTCGCGGTACCTCACGCTCCAGGGACTCACGAAGCACTACCTCACGTTCTATTTCTGGGCCGGTGTCTTCTCTGTTGTTGTTGCCTCGCTCATTCTTATTGCCTGGAGCACGACCCACCACGGCATCGACTTCTACGTGCTGGGCGTGATCCCGCTCATGGCCGTTGTGGCAACGGCCCTTGTCTGGGCGTTCATGCGCTATGCCTGCCGGTGGGAGTATGTCAATGACCCGCTGTATATCACCCTGCTTTTCGGTCAGCTCCTCGATGCCAGCGCCACCAGCTTCGGGATCGACCTCCACCCGTCGCTCCAGTACATCGAGCAGCATGTGGTCGGCTCCCATCTCATCGACCTGACCGGCACCGCGTTTGTGATGTATCCCTTGAAACTCATCGTCCTCTTCCCTGCAATCTACATCATGCAGCTCTACCGCAAGGAAGCAAACACGGCATTCTGGCACCTTGTGCTGCTGGCGATGATCGTTGTCGGGTTTGCGCCCGGTGTCCGCGACATGGTCCGGATGGTCCTCTATGTCTAA
- a CDS encoding NAD(P)-dependent glycerol-1-phosphate dehydrogenase: protein MSADAIKLLKEKVFDKSRWMQLPRDVVIGHDVFQQLPSVCEDLKLGKKALLISGKNTMDLAGNRVREILSGGWTIIPFFAEEISLPVIKEAEKAAADADFLIGVGGGRVIDTAKIVSYNLDRPFISVPTAASHDGIASARASVAVEGGHSSLQAHPPLAIVADTAIIARAPHRLLAAGCADVISNYTAILDWELAHRVKGEQVSEYAAALSKMTAEILVKNAPLIKPSSEESAWIVTKALVSSGVAMSIAGSSRPASGGEHKFSHALERLAPGKALHGESCGIGTIISMYLHGGDWKGIRESLKSIGAPVTPKDVGIDDATAVEALLMAKDIRPERFTIFDMGLTRESAEKLVLMLYKE, encoded by the coding sequence ATGAGCGCAGATGCAATAAAATTACTCAAAGAGAAGGTCTTTGACAAGTCCCGGTGGATGCAGCTGCCCCGTGACGTTGTGATCGGCCATGATGTCTTCCAGCAACTCCCCTCGGTCTGCGAAGATTTGAAACTAGGTAAGAAAGCGCTCTTAATCTCCGGAAAGAACACGATGGATCTTGCCGGGAACCGTGTCCGGGAGATCCTTTCGGGGGGCTGGACAATCATCCCATTCTTTGCCGAGGAGATCAGTCTTCCCGTCATTAAAGAGGCAGAGAAGGCTGCTGCAGATGCAGACTTCCTGATCGGGGTTGGTGGCGGACGGGTGATTGACACGGCGAAGATTGTTTCGTACAATCTCGACCGGCCGTTCATCTCAGTCCCGACTGCGGCATCGCACGACGGGATTGCTTCTGCCCGTGCATCGGTAGCCGTTGAAGGAGGGCACTCATCGCTCCAGGCTCATCCCCCCCTTGCCATCGTGGCAGACACCGCGATCATCGCACGGGCCCCCCACCGCCTCCTTGCAGCAGGATGTGCGGACGTGATCTCCAATTACACGGCCATCCTCGACTGGGAACTTGCCCACCGGGTAAAAGGCGAACAGGTAAGCGAGTACGCTGCTGCCCTCTCGAAGATGACTGCGGAGATCCTTGTGAAGAATGCCCCTCTCATCAAACCATCCAGCGAGGAGTCGGCATGGATTGTAACGAAAGCGCTCGTGTCCAGCGGGGTTGCCATGAGTATTGCCGGGTCATCGCGCCCGGCAAGCGGCGGGGAGCACAAGTTCTCCCATGCCCTTGAACGCCTCGCCCCGGGAAAGGCACTCCATGGCGAGAGCTGCGGGATCGGCACGATCATCTCAATGTACCTCCACGGGGGTGACTGGAAGGGGATCCGTGAATCGCTGAAGAGCATCGGGGCGCCGGTCACCCCAAAAGACGTGGGCATTGACGATGCAACGGCGGTGGAAGCGCTCCTGATGGCAAAAGATATCCGTCCCGAGCGCTTTACCATATTCGATATGGGGCTGACCCGCGAGTCGGCAGAGAAGCTGGTGCTGATGCTGTATAAGGAATGA
- a CDS encoding UPF0179 family protein, translated as MTDAKTKVTLVGTVLAKPGTEFIYEGEAPGCGTCKVKKACNNLQKGRKYRVVTVRTTHHDCTVHLNGATAVEVMEAPITLLISPEMAIINSKIKPEFSCNKQDCRSFDLCRPEGVVEGEKYIVVDVLGNAPDICEKGRALKLVEIKPA; from the coding sequence GTGACAGACGCGAAGACAAAAGTGACCCTCGTGGGAACGGTACTTGCAAAGCCGGGGACAGAGTTTATTTACGAAGGGGAGGCTCCCGGATGCGGCACCTGCAAGGTGAAGAAGGCCTGCAACAACCTGCAGAAAGGCCGGAAGTACCGTGTTGTCACGGTCAGGACAACCCACCATGACTGTACAGTGCACCTAAACGGTGCAACCGCGGTAGAGGTGATGGAAGCCCCCATCACCCTCCTGATCAGCCCGGAGATGGCGATCATCAACTCCAAGATCAAACCGGAATTCTCCTGCAACAAACAGGACTGCCGGAGTTTTGATCTTTGTCGCCCCGAAGGTGTCGTTGAGGGTGAGAAATATATTGTGGTGGATGTCCTGGGCAATGCTCCGGATATCTGCGAGAAAGGCCGGGCGCTGAAGCTTGTGGAGATCAAGCCGGCGTAA